In Drosophila miranda strain MSH22 unplaced genomic scaffold, D.miranda_PacBio2.1 Contig_AX1_pilon, whole genome shotgun sequence, the genomic stretch CCTGCTGCTGATATGGTGATCTCCATGCTCCAGCCGAACCCTGAGAGCCGCCAGCAATTGGCCAGTTGCTGAACTACGACTTCCTGAAGGGCTCGAAGGTGCCAACGTTCTTGCAAGCTCTTGCCTAACTATGGCTCCGCGAATTGGCATCAACGACACCATTGAAGACTCCATTCATCGCAAGCCGCTGATGGAGATGAACGGCATTAGGGATGATACTCGTCTGGAGTCAACATTCCTCAATACCAACTTGCACGACGCCATCACTGCCTGGCCCAGGTGTGCCGCCACAACGAAGACTACCGCAGCGACATTGAGAGCTTGCACCAGCAGCTCACCAATCTGATCAACAACAAGGTTTGTAATCATTGCAGTGATTGTATCTGTTAAATAATTATTAATCATCTCGTGCTTACAGCCGCGCATACTGCAAGGCAATCTCGGGGATGAGAATACCGATCCTGCAGCACAGCGCTCTTCTGGATATCCAAATGGGTCGACTACAGTGACAAATACGGCTTCGGTTATCAGCTCTGTGATGAGGGCATTGGCGTTATGTTCAACGACACAACCAAATTGATTCTGCTTCCGAACCAGATCAACGTCCACTTCATAGACAAGGACGGAAAGGAGAGCTACATGACTACGACGATTACTGCAAGACACTTGATAAAAAGATGAAGCTGCTTTCCTACTTCAAGCGTTACATGATCGAGCATCTCGTGAAGGCTGGAGCCAATAATGTGAACATTGAGAGTGATCAGATATCGCGTATGCCCCATTTGCACTCCTGGTTCGCACAACGTGTGCTGTGGTCATGCATCTTACCAACGGTTCCGTACAGGTAGCTACACAAATTTAGTAAATGCTCTCCCGACTtatagaaattaaccaaaACTATTCCTGATTTCAGCTTAATTTTTCGGATCACATGAAGCTCATTCTTTGTCCGCGTTATGAGTGCCATTACATACGTGGATCACGAGAAGAACTTCCGCACATATCGCTTCTCGACCATCGTGGAGAACGGTGTGTCCAAAGAATTATATC encodes the following:
- the LOC108160313 gene encoding LOW QUALITY PROTEIN: serine/threonine-protein kinase polo (The sequence of the model RefSeq protein was modified relative to this genomic sequence to represent the inferred CDS: inserted 11 bases in 9 codons; deleted 2 bases in 2 codons; substituted 1 base at 1 genomic stop codon), which encodes MAAKPEDKSTDIPDRLFDSNQRRTYKRMRFFGKMFLPIACVGGFAKCYEIIDVETDDVFAGKIVSKKLMIKHNQRRRPLRXVTIHRSLNHXNIVKFHSYFEDVQNIYIVLELXQEAGNCNKRRKSITEFECRYYIYQIIQGVKYLHDNRIIHRDLKLGNLFLNDMLHVKIGDFGLATRIEYEGERKKTLCGTPNYIXPRILTKKGHSFEVDIWSIGCVMYTLLVGQPPFETKTLKDTYSKIKKCEYRVPSYLRKPAADMVISMLQPNPXEPPAIGQLLNYDFLKGSKVPTXLASSCLTMAPRIGINDTIEDSIHRKPLMEMNGIRDDTRLESTFLNTNLHDAITAXAQVCRHNEDYRSDIESLHQQLTNLINNKPRILQGNLGDENTDPAAQXLFWISKWVDYSDKYGFGYQLCDEGIGVMFNDTTKLILLPNQINVHFIDKDGKESYXDYDDYCKTLDKKMKLLSYFKRYMIEHLVKAGANNVNIESDQISRMPHLHSWFXTTCAVVMHLTNGSVQLNFSDHMKLILCPVMSAITYVDHEKNFRTYRFSTIVENGVSKELYQKIRYAKKNLEKMLEKMFL